The following proteins are co-located in the Polystyrenella longa genome:
- a CDS encoding cupin domain-containing protein: MPNIDRRLMLKTFGISALGMSALGVSFGRVGLADDETAELDISDWIEKLHTNSVNLGSHQVSALHWQEAMDQIYAGVPMNQLKQRLDFESLRKTILDQMPADRGELFHRVELQATASQESTDTKEPRRALITKVAHVRKGSSIPPHGHSNMVSAFLCVSGEFEVRQYDRLEDQDNHMIVRQTVHDKNAGVGTWSSISDYRNNIHWLTAKTNDCYLFTSKLINVEDHRQLRGRINIDIHRADQLGTDTFKAPKITSREAAELF; this comes from the coding sequence ATGCCCAATATCGACAGACGATTAATGCTCAAGACTTTCGGAATATCCGCACTGGGAATGTCCGCCTTAGGAGTTTCGTTCGGCAGGGTTGGCCTGGCGGATGATGAAACTGCGGAGCTGGACATTTCGGATTGGATTGAGAAATTGCATACCAACTCGGTTAACCTCGGCTCCCATCAGGTTTCGGCTCTTCACTGGCAGGAGGCAATGGATCAGATCTATGCCGGAGTCCCCATGAATCAACTGAAACAACGACTCGACTTTGAATCACTTAGAAAAACAATACTAGACCAGATGCCCGCTGATCGCGGTGAACTGTTTCATCGAGTTGAACTTCAAGCGACTGCCAGCCAGGAATCAACGGATACCAAAGAGCCTCGTCGTGCCCTCATCACTAAAGTCGCTCATGTCCGCAAAGGAAGTAGTATTCCGCCGCATGGACATTCCAATATGGTGAGTGCTTTTCTGTGTGTCTCGGGAGAATTCGAAGTGCGGCAGTATGATCGTCTAGAAGATCAGGATAATCATATGATCGTTCGCCAGACAGTCCACGATAAAAATGCAGGAGTTGGAACATGGTCCAGCATCTCTGACTATCGAAATAATATTCATTGGCTGACTGCCAAAACCAACGATTGTTATTTGTTTACGAGTAAATTGATCAACGTGGAGGACCATCGTCAATTGAGGGGCCGTATCAATATTGATATCCATCGGGCGGATCAACTGGGGACCGACACTTTCAAGGCACCTAAGATTACTTCGCGTGAAGCTGCTGAACTGTTCTAG
- a CDS encoding CHAT domain-containing protein: protein MSLSSPSKNQRSSIYSWCLWLGFSSCCLWCSDCTWAQAVFEPQIILAPSRATDDYAEPRLSYERELPTDFEGLQSQVASLNLSLSQEFPKTDAGSDEVTDWLHIRSLQSDLGRLYLQLGDYESSQQMFEAALTTAQEHSFSKSEEPDQETIACYTALGSMYVERGNYQLALSNLNQALTLSKDLEDSPDDLAGAYNGLGNLFYQMGNYSEAQKYYLQTVAIYRQPESNPESLAPSLHNLALVHERLQESNEAEKLLEESLLLTKNNHSDNSPEYAHVLESMALLLSRKGELQEPETLHQQALAIFERVYRKQHSDYARTLNNSGLHNVRMQKYDLAEEQLEEALVLRTELFGLHHLDTADTQYDLARLYDAQGDYAQSIPYLLEAIDTAQTTAEMASRVQTEQQQLKTNSQFLTYLNHLLSISNRSELDTNSLYQWVLRYKGSVFSRERWMKLSRSHPELRDVFHKLQTATLQLTNLAMTTASRGEESREKQFQILKEEKEALEQQLINHEKSNAATLGQFSYDHWKSNFPENCILVDYFEFLQVAPTGPSLTEPGQQHIAVFVSLKGNKPVLIDLGESVPINKAVNEWRRYLQTTGNHQQERSAAKVVRELVWEPIAKHLSPDMTVLVSPDGSLNRIPFSALPGSAADTYLLEDHLLSILPVAQLLPQILGPPSLDIPDNEPLAMLVVGGVDFENLVTPEQEPETPKPKARRRRRAGGIYHWSDLPATRGEALTIANSFKGVYDDGNLTLLTDGNASEGNVRDKAPGAEYLHFATHAFFAPEELRSAMEMTKGRGGDSSVSEMAYHPGLLSGLVFAGANQPVDQGDDGVLTALDVAELDLRRVELAVLSACETGLGELAGGEGVLGLQRAFQVAGTKTVVSSLWKVDDNQTRRLMERFYDNFWRKEMDMLPAMREAQLWMLREGPRRDFRVRNKQIKEESHPKNSPPYFWAAFVLSGDWR from the coding sequence ATGTCTTTGAGCTCTCCATCCAAAAATCAACGATCATCAATTTATTCCTGGTGTCTCTGGCTGGGATTTTCCAGTTGCTGTTTGTGGTGCAGCGATTGCACGTGGGCTCAGGCTGTATTTGAGCCGCAGATCATTCTCGCCCCCTCCCGTGCGACAGACGATTACGCTGAGCCTCGGCTTTCTTATGAGCGGGAGCTCCCCACTGATTTCGAGGGACTACAATCCCAAGTTGCCAGCCTCAATCTTAGTTTATCCCAGGAATTTCCCAAGACAGACGCTGGCTCTGATGAGGTTACAGACTGGCTGCATATTAGAAGTCTCCAGTCAGATTTGGGGCGTCTTTATCTTCAGTTGGGAGATTATGAATCATCTCAGCAGATGTTCGAAGCAGCTTTGACAACAGCACAAGAACATTCTTTTTCAAAATCTGAGGAGCCCGATCAAGAGACGATTGCCTGCTACACAGCTTTAGGAAGCATGTATGTTGAACGTGGGAATTATCAGCTGGCTCTATCTAACCTGAACCAGGCGCTCACGCTCTCAAAGGATTTGGAAGACTCTCCCGATGATCTCGCAGGTGCCTACAACGGTTTAGGCAATCTTTTTTATCAGATGGGTAATTACTCTGAGGCTCAAAAGTATTATCTTCAAACAGTTGCTATTTATCGACAGCCGGAATCCAATCCTGAGTCTTTAGCTCCCAGCCTTCACAATCTGGCGTTAGTTCATGAACGGTTACAGGAAAGTAATGAAGCTGAAAAGCTGCTAGAAGAATCGTTATTGCTCACGAAGAATAACCACTCAGATAATTCACCTGAGTATGCACATGTCCTGGAATCAATGGCGCTACTATTGAGTCGCAAAGGTGAATTGCAGGAACCAGAGACATTACACCAGCAAGCTTTAGCCATTTTTGAACGAGTCTACCGCAAGCAACATTCGGATTACGCGAGGACATTGAACAATTCCGGGCTGCACAATGTTCGCATGCAGAAATATGACTTGGCAGAAGAACAACTTGAAGAAGCTCTAGTACTGCGAACAGAATTGTTTGGACTTCATCATCTTGATACTGCCGACACACAGTATGACTTAGCTCGTCTTTACGATGCGCAAGGGGATTATGCTCAGTCGATCCCCTATTTACTGGAAGCGATAGACACCGCACAGACCACTGCGGAAATGGCGAGCCGGGTTCAAACAGAACAACAGCAGCTTAAAACGAACTCCCAGTTCCTGACATATTTAAACCATCTCCTTTCGATATCCAATCGGAGCGAACTTGATACTAATAGTCTTTACCAATGGGTATTGAGGTACAAAGGAAGTGTGTTTTCTCGTGAACGATGGATGAAATTAAGCCGTTCTCATCCCGAGTTAAGAGACGTGTTTCACAAACTACAAACAGCAACATTACAGCTTACCAACCTCGCCATGACGACCGCTTCGCGTGGAGAAGAATCGCGTGAGAAACAATTTCAGATATTGAAGGAGGAAAAGGAAGCTCTTGAGCAACAATTGATCAACCATGAGAAGTCGAATGCGGCAACCCTTGGGCAGTTTTCCTATGATCATTGGAAATCCAATTTCCCCGAGAACTGCATTCTGGTCGATTATTTTGAATTCCTACAAGTAGCGCCGACAGGTCCGTCGTTGACTGAGCCAGGACAACAACACATCGCTGTTTTTGTCTCCCTGAAAGGGAATAAACCTGTATTAATCGATTTAGGCGAATCGGTTCCGATCAATAAAGCGGTGAACGAATGGCGAAGATATCTCCAGACAACTGGAAATCATCAACAGGAGCGATCTGCTGCTAAGGTAGTTCGTGAACTTGTCTGGGAACCAATCGCTAAACATCTCTCACCCGATATGACGGTACTCGTTTCACCTGATGGCTCCCTTAATCGCATTCCTTTCTCGGCCCTTCCAGGCAGCGCGGCAGATACGTATCTACTGGAAGACCATCTGTTGTCCATTCTACCGGTCGCTCAATTGTTACCGCAGATTCTGGGACCACCCTCACTCGATATTCCGGATAATGAGCCCTTGGCAATGCTTGTTGTGGGCGGAGTCGATTTTGAGAATCTGGTCACTCCCGAGCAGGAACCTGAAACTCCAAAGCCTAAAGCGAGGCGCCGGAGAAGGGCGGGCGGAATCTACCATTGGTCAGATCTCCCCGCGACTCGTGGCGAAGCACTTACCATCGCGAACTCCTTCAAAGGAGTCTACGACGATGGCAATCTTACATTACTTACTGACGGAAATGCATCGGAAGGGAATGTACGAGACAAAGCACCTGGTGCTGAGTATTTGCATTTTGCCACTCACGCTTTTTTTGCTCCGGAAGAACTGCGATCAGCCATGGAAATGACCAAAGGTCGTGGGGGCGACTCTTCCGTATCTGAAATGGCATATCACCCCGGTCTATTATCGGGTTTAGTGTTTGCAGGAGCCAATCAACCGGTCGACCAAGGAGACGATGGAGTTTTAACTGCTCTTGATGTGGCCGAATTGGATCTTCGCCGGGTTGAACTCGCCGTGTTATCCGCTTGCGAAACTGGTCTCGGAGAATTGGCCGGCGGTGAAGGAGTTTTGGGACTGCAACGGGCATTTCAAGTCGCCGGTACAAAAACTGTCGTCTCCAGTCTTTGGAAAGTAGATGACAATCAGACGCGACGCCTTATGGAACGTTTTTACGATAACTTCTGGAGAAAAGAGATGGACATGCTTCCCGCCATGCGTGAAGCCCAACTCTGGATGTTGCGAGAAGGTCCACGCCGAGATTTTCGCGTCCGCAATAAACAAATAAAAGAAGAAAGCCATCCGAAAAACAGCCCCCCTTATTTCTGGGCTGCATTTGTGCTGAGTGGTGATTGGCGATAA